Genomic DNA from Gemmatimonadales bacterium:
TGCCGGAGGGGGCGGACGTCCCGGGCACGCACACTTCGTATCAGACCTACCACGATCTCGCCGAGGACAGCGTGGCGTTCGACGTGGTCGCCGCGTTCGTGGACCCGTCGGTGGCGGTCGGCGTGGGCACAGACGTCCAGGAGATGCACATCCTCGGCGTCACCGCGAGCTACTGGCGGCTGTTCGCCATGCGTCCGGTCGTTGGGCGCTTCTTCACGTCGGATGAGAACCGCGAACCCGCCGGAACGCCGGTGGCGGTGCTGGGCTACGCCTACTGGCGGTCGGCCTACGCCGGTCGCGCCGACGCCGTGGGGAAGACGCTGCACGTGGGCCAGCGCGACTACACGATCATCGGGGTGGCGCCTTCCGGCTTCATGGGCACGTCCATGGGAGACGCCGTGACCATCCTCCCGATCACCGCGGCGCTGTTCGAGGCGACGGGCCGGCCCCAGCTGATAGGTGACTATGGCCTCCGGTGGCCGGAGATCGTGGTGCGGCGGCGGCCGGGCGTGGGTGTCGCCGCCGCAAGCGCCGCGCTCACGCTGGACTACCAGCGCAGC
This window encodes:
- a CDS encoding ABC transporter permease codes for the protein MMRWTGVRRVFRLGRAADVEREVEEELRFHLDQAARDLAERGLEPEAARREAERRFGDVAATRKRLVAIDRDRVHAERRADWWGAVRQDLRYALRGLRLRPGFALVVVLTLGLGIGANATMFGIVDRLLLKPPAYLAVAGRVHRVWFVHHVPEGADVPGTHTSYQTYHDLAEDSVAFDVVAAFVDPSVAVGVGTDVQEMHILGVTASYWRLFAMRPVVGRFFTSDENREPAGTPVAVLGYAYWRSAYAGRADAVGKTLHVGQRDYTIIGVAPSGFMGTSMGDAVTILPITAALFEATGRPQLIGDYGLRWPEIVVRRRPGVGVAAASAALTLDYQRS